CGGCGCCCAGTCCATAGGGGCGGTGTCGGCAGGCATCTACCAAACCACCCTTCCCGATGAAATTGCCGAACTGATCGATTACATGGATATCACCGCCGTGTTCTGCGACGACCAGGAGCAGGTGGACAAGCTGGTCGAGGTTAGGGATAAAATTCCCGCGGTGCGCAAGGTGATCTACGAAGATCCCCGGGGCATGCGCGGCTATCGGTCGGACGACTGGTACCTTTACATCAGGGATCTGTATGCGCTCGGGGACGCCGTCCATGTCGAAGATCCGCAGCGCTTCGAAGCCCTCATCGAGCGGGGAGCGCCGGACGATGTGTGCCATTTCTGCCTGACTTCCGGCACCACCGGTTTGTCCAAGGCGTCCATGATGACCCACAAAAATTACATCAACATGGGCATTCAGATCACCAAGGTCGACAAACTCGAAAGCACGGACGAATATCTTTCGTTTCTTCCCTTTGCCTGGATCGGCGAGCAGATGAACTCCTTCGGCGTGGCCATGGCCACCGGCATCACCATCAACTTTCCCGAATCGGTGGAAACCAGCATGTCCGACCTCAAGGAGATCGGGCCTCATTTCATGTTCGGTGCCCCCAGGATCTACGAAACCATCCGCTCGCAGATATGGCTGAAAATCGACGAATCCTACTGGTTGAACCGTCTGGCCTACAACCAGTTTATCAAGATCGGGGAACGGGCGGCCCGTTACCGCATGAGCGGCGAAAAGATGCCGGCCTCCCTGCGCTTTGCGGCCTGGCTGGGGAAGGTCCTGGTGATGGACCCTTTGATCAACCAGATCGGGCTGCGCCGGCTGCGGCGGGCCTACACCGGGGGGGCGGCCTTAGGCCCCGAGCTGTTCACCTTTTACCAGGCCATCGGTGTCAACCTGAAACAGATCTATGGGCAGACCGAGATCACCGGCATCGCCTACATGCATCGCGATGGCGACGTGCGGTCCGACACGGTGGGCAAACCCCTGCCGGAAACCGAGTGTAAAATCAGCGAAGAGGGCGAAATCCTCTCGCGTTCGAACTCGGTGTGCGCGGGGTACTACAAAAGAGATGAACAGACCGAAGAGCTGCTGGAAGGGGGATGGCTGCATTCCGGGGACGCCGGGTACATCGACGAGAACGGCCACCTGGTGGTGATCGACCGGGTGGCCGACGTGATGCACAATGCCAGGGGCGAGATGTTCAGCCCCATGTTTCTGGAAAACAAGCTCAAGTTCAGCCCCTACATAAAGGAGGCGGTCATCTTCGGCGACCAACGCGATTATGTGGCCG
Above is a window of Deltaproteobacteria bacterium DNA encoding:
- a CDS encoding AMP-binding protein, giving the protein MKDNSDLLTMTIPQLLRWRVKESGNKVALREKDFGYWNNYTWNDFYDHVRKIALGLERVGVKKGDKLALIGDNIPEMLFMAIGAQSIGAVSAGIYQTTLPDEIAELIDYMDITAVFCDDQEQVDKLVEVRDKIPAVRKVIYEDPRGMRGYRSDDWYLYIRDLYALGDAVHVEDPQRFEALIERGAPDDVCHFCLTSGTTGLSKASMMTHKNYINMGIQITKVDKLESTDEYLSFLPFAWIGEQMNSFGVAMATGITINFPESVETSMSDLKEIGPHFMFGAPRIYETIRSQIWLKIDESYWLNRLAYNQFIKIGERAARYRMSGEKMPASLRFAAWLGKVLVMDPLINQIGLRRLRRAYTGGAALGPELFTFYQAIGVNLKQIYGQTEITGIAYMHRDGDVRSDTVGKPLPETECKISEEGEILSRSNSVCAGYYKRDEQTEELLEGGWLHSGDAGYIDENGHLVVIDRVADVMHNARGEMFSPMFLENKLKFSPYIKEAVIFGDQRDYVAALINIDPIVVGKWAEDRGISYTTFMDLSGKPEVAELLKGAVADVNARAEQDHFKIKRFAVLYKLLDTDDGELTKTGKIRRKFVREKYEDLYEALYDESVSKKRVEAFFQYQDGQTTTVEADMSFYTMEGEA